One genomic segment of Amycolatopsis granulosa includes these proteins:
- a CDS encoding peptidylprolyl isomerase: MTQSSESLVGARATAVLHTNAGDIRINLFPDHAPKTVANFVGLAEGTKEYNRPNAKGENSGPFYDGAIFHRVISGFMIQGGDPTGTGRGGPGYQFGDEFHPELQFDRPYLLAMANAGPGTNGSQFFITVAKTPHLNFKHTIFGEVADQQSRDVVDSIADTATGPADKPLQDVVIEKIDIQREG; this comes from the coding sequence GTGACCCAGAGCAGTGAATCCCTCGTTGGTGCGAGGGCGACAGCCGTCCTGCATACCAACGCCGGTGACATCCGGATCAACCTTTTCCCTGATCACGCCCCCAAGACGGTGGCCAACTTCGTGGGCCTCGCGGAGGGCACGAAGGAGTACAACCGCCCGAACGCCAAGGGTGAGAACTCCGGCCCGTTCTACGACGGTGCGATCTTCCACCGCGTCATCTCCGGCTTCATGATCCAAGGTGGTGACCCGACCGGCACCGGGCGCGGCGGCCCCGGCTACCAGTTCGGCGACGAGTTCCACCCCGAGCTGCAGTTCGACCGGCCGTACCTGCTGGCGATGGCGAACGCGGGACCGGGCACCAACGGCTCGCAGTTCTTCATCACGGTGGCCAAGACGCCGCACCTGAACTTCAAGCACACGATCTTCGGCGAGGTCGCCGACCAGCAGTCGCGGGACGTCGTGGACTCGATCGCGGACACCGCGACCGGCCCGGCCGACAAGCCGCTGCAGGACGTCGTCATCGAGAAGATCGACATCCAGCGCGAAGGCTGA
- a CDS encoding PAS domain-containing protein: MTDADAVLAALRPVLDGLAATFGGNCEVVLHDYRRPEGSVVAVAGEVTGRAPGGAMSELGLSLLKQGRDARDQINYLTRTPAGRVVKASTMLLRDRDGEVFGALCVNVDVTDLRHAAVLLGELAAVNALPDATTTFTNDTGQLIRAVVAEEELKLGRPVSRMTRAERLELFRALDERGLFALQKAVPEVAAALGISRASAYNHLAEIRSWAAGRRRSTADGGRPGIRRR, translated from the coding sequence GTGACCGATGCCGACGCGGTGCTCGCCGCGCTCCGTCCCGTGCTCGACGGCCTCGCGGCCACCTTCGGCGGCAACTGCGAGGTCGTCCTGCACGACTACCGGCGGCCGGAGGGGTCCGTCGTGGCGGTCGCGGGCGAGGTCACCGGGCGGGCGCCGGGCGGGGCGATGAGCGAGCTCGGGCTGAGCCTGCTCAAGCAGGGCCGGGACGCGCGGGACCAGATCAACTACCTGACGCGGACACCGGCCGGGCGGGTGGTCAAGGCGTCCACGATGCTGCTGCGCGACCGCGACGGCGAGGTGTTCGGGGCGCTGTGCGTGAACGTGGACGTGACGGATCTGCGGCACGCGGCCGTGCTGCTGGGCGAGCTGGCGGCGGTGAACGCCCTGCCCGACGCGACGACGACGTTCACCAACGACACCGGGCAGCTGATCCGCGCGGTGGTCGCCGAGGAGGAGCTGAAGCTCGGCAGGCCGGTGAGCCGGATGACGCGCGCCGAGCGGTTGGAGCTGTTCCGCGCCCTGGACGAGCGGGGCCTGTTCGCGCTGCAGAAGGCGGTGCCCGAGGTGGCGGCCGCGCTGGGCATTTCGCGCGCGTCGGCGTACAACCATCTGGCCGAGATCAGGTCTTGGGCGGCAGGCCGAAGACGTTCCACGGCGGACGGGGGGCGTCCAGGGATTCGGCGTCGGTGA
- a CDS encoding DUF3558 domain-containing protein translates to MSFKFRVGHVSGIAILAVAVAGCTSSVAGAPAPAPATSPAGPTEKNQDVFGGLSACQVLDQLNAGQGFRPGENISRRNECTATKSGFGGIGLALDPAQGLPEFRASDPSATEMSINGRRVLQAHTLAGTCSVAIEVGQHSRAMVTVTMASSHDDAQACSNAQNWAERLEPLLPKVAG, encoded by the coding sequence GTGAGTTTCAAATTTCGTGTCGGCCACGTTTCGGGGATCGCGATCCTGGCCGTCGCGGTAGCCGGCTGCACTTCGTCGGTTGCAGGCGCACCTGCACCCGCTCCGGCGACTTCGCCTGCGGGCCCCACCGAAAAAAACCAGGACGTCTTCGGTGGTTTGAGCGCATGCCAGGTCCTCGACCAGCTGAACGCCGGCCAGGGTTTCCGTCCAGGTGAGAATATCAGCAGGCGGAACGAGTGCACCGCGACCAAGAGTGGATTCGGCGGCATCGGCCTCGCTCTGGACCCCGCCCAGGGTCTTCCGGAGTTCCGGGCAAGTGACCCCAGTGCTACTGAGATGAGCATCAACGGCCGGAGGGTGTTGCAGGCCCACACCCTGGCCGGGACATGCTCTGTCGCGATCGAGGTCGGTCAGCACTCACGAGCAATGGTGACCGTCACGATGGCTTCCTCGCACGACGACGCGCAAGCTTGTTCCAATGCCCAGAACTGGGCGGAGCGGCTCGAACCGCTCCTGCCGAAGGTGGCGGGCTGA
- a CDS encoding FAD-dependent oxidoreductase: MSRSPLRVAIVGAGPAGIYAADILDKSDADVSIDLIERMPAPFGLIRYGVAPDHPRIKGIVTALHKVLDRPGIRLLGNVDYGTDLKLDDLREFYDAVVFATGAMSDRALDIPGIDLPGSYGAADFVSWYDGHPDVPRTWPLEATSVAVLGVGNVALDVARVLAKTADELLSTDIPPNVYEGLKSSKVTDVHVFGRRGPAQAKFTPLELRELDHSPNVEVIVDPEDIEFDEGSVRALRSSKQIDMVVKTLQEWAIRDQGDRPKRLHLHFFHSPVEILGADRVTGLRTERTELTGDGNVRGTGTFHDWDVQAVYRAVGYLSSELPEIPFDHDSGTVPHEAGRVLDIDGDQVPGVYVTGWIKRGPIGLIGHTKGDAAETIRSLLADADALPAAKQSDPDAITAFLTERGVPFTTWEGWGKLDAHERALGEPQGRERVKVVERDDMLRVSRG; encoded by the coding sequence GTGAGCCGTAGTCCTCTTCGCGTCGCCATCGTCGGTGCCGGCCCCGCCGGCATCTACGCCGCCGACATCCTCGACAAGTCCGACGCCGACGTCAGCATCGACCTCATCGAGCGCATGCCGGCCCCGTTCGGGCTGATCCGGTACGGCGTCGCGCCCGACCACCCGCGCATCAAGGGCATCGTCACCGCCCTGCACAAGGTGCTCGACCGGCCGGGCATCCGGCTGCTCGGCAACGTGGACTACGGCACCGACCTCAAGCTCGACGACCTGCGCGAGTTCTACGACGCGGTCGTCTTCGCCACCGGGGCCATGAGTGACCGCGCCCTGGACATCCCCGGCATCGACCTGCCCGGCAGCTACGGCGCCGCCGACTTCGTGTCCTGGTACGACGGGCACCCGGACGTGCCGCGCACCTGGCCGCTCGAGGCGACCAGCGTCGCCGTCCTGGGCGTCGGCAACGTGGCCCTGGACGTCGCCCGCGTGCTCGCGAAGACCGCCGACGAGCTGCTGTCCACCGACATCCCGCCGAACGTGTACGAGGGCCTGAAGTCGAGCAAGGTCACCGACGTGCACGTGTTCGGCCGCCGCGGTCCGGCCCAGGCCAAGTTCACCCCGCTGGAGCTGCGCGAACTGGACCACTCGCCCAACGTCGAGGTCATCGTCGACCCGGAGGACATCGAGTTCGACGAGGGAAGCGTCCGCGCCCTGCGTTCTTCCAAGCAGATCGACATGGTGGTCAAGACGCTGCAGGAGTGGGCCATCCGCGACCAGGGTGACCGGCCGAAGCGGCTGCACCTGCACTTCTTCCACTCGCCGGTGGAGATCCTCGGCGCGGACCGGGTCACCGGCCTGCGCACCGAGCGCACCGAGCTGACCGGCGACGGCAACGTCCGCGGCACCGGCACGTTCCACGACTGGGACGTCCAGGCCGTCTACCGCGCGGTCGGCTACCTGTCGTCCGAGCTGCCGGAGATCCCGTTCGACCACGACAGCGGGACCGTGCCGCACGAGGCCGGCCGGGTACTGGACATCGACGGCGACCAGGTGCCGGGCGTGTACGTGACGGGCTGGATCAAGCGCGGCCCGATCGGCCTGATCGGCCACACCAAGGGCGACGCCGCCGAGACGATCCGCAGCCTGCTGGCCGACGCGGACGCCCTGCCCGCGGCGAAGCAGTCCGACCCGGACGCCATCACGGCGTTCCTGACCGAGCGCGGCGTGCCGTTCACCACCTGGGAGGGCTGGGGCAAGCTGGACGCGCACGAGCGCGCCCTGGGCGAGCCGCAGGGCCGCGAACGCGTCAAGGTCGTCGAGCGCGACGACATGCTCCGCGTCTCCCGCGGCTAG
- a CDS encoding class E sortase, with amino-acid sequence MAVLDTPPPRRTGGGFAAVLRTLGEVLITAGLVVLLFVVYELYVTDLFSARKQAGATEALDQDWAQGRTLHGDLIDGAAFAKMYIPGFGADYHFTIQEGTDARALEVGPGHYKGTALPGQPGNFAVAGHRVGKGAPFNDLDLLASCDAIVIETQSDFFVYRVLPHDDEIANWNAAKAARPQCANVGTLRTDAAGGGPYGQTSGREIVTPDQGDVVAPVPHRPADVLPPAQQVSLLTLTTCHPRFSDKQRLIVHAVLTNQFPKTPGATYEQLLQAIGGA; translated from the coding sequence GTGGCAGTCCTCGACACCCCACCGCCGCGGAGGACCGGCGGCGGTTTCGCCGCGGTCCTGCGGACGCTCGGTGAAGTGCTGATCACCGCCGGACTGGTCGTGCTGCTGTTCGTGGTCTACGAGCTCTACGTGACCGACCTCTTCTCGGCGCGCAAACAGGCCGGCGCCACCGAGGCTCTGGACCAGGACTGGGCGCAGGGCCGGACGCTGCACGGCGACCTCATCGACGGCGCGGCGTTCGCGAAGATGTACATCCCGGGCTTCGGCGCCGACTACCACTTCACCATCCAGGAGGGCACGGACGCCAGGGCACTGGAGGTCGGGCCCGGGCACTACAAGGGCACCGCGCTGCCGGGCCAGCCGGGTAACTTCGCCGTCGCCGGGCACCGGGTCGGCAAGGGCGCGCCGTTCAACGACCTCGACCTGCTCGCCTCGTGCGACGCGATCGTGATCGAGACGCAGAGCGACTTCTTCGTCTACCGGGTGCTGCCGCACGACGACGAGATCGCGAACTGGAACGCGGCCAAGGCGGCGCGGCCGCAGTGCGCGAACGTGGGCACCCTGCGCACCGACGCCGCCGGCGGCGGCCCGTACGGACAGACCTCCGGCCGCGAGATCGTCACGCCCGACCAGGGCGACGTGGTCGCGCCCGTGCCGCACCGGCCCGCCGACGTGCTGCCTCCGGCTCAGCAGGTCTCGCTGCTCACACTGACCACCTGCCACCCGAGGTTCTCCGACAAGCAGCGGCTGATCGTGCACGCCGTGCTGACCAACCAGTTCCCGAAGACCCCCGGGGCCACCTACGAGCAGCTGCTGCAAGCGATCGGAGGCGCGTGA
- a CDS encoding ATP-binding cassette domain-containing protein codes for MIRLLGVGKRYRDTPVLTGVDLEVRPGSVVGIVGTNGSGKSTLLRILAGLSRPSSGTVVGSPRVGYVPDRFPASTRMSALAYLRHLGRISGRSDVDPQVLLDRLALAGGPRTPLRRLSKGNAQKVGLAQALLAGPDLLVLDEPWSGLDPYAHDVLAEIMTETSARGASVVFTEHRDERAHAHAGEVYRLTAGVLRSASPTSVVVLRGAGELDIPGALATGRDGDRVELTVAAERTDEVLLAALSRGWSVVRVDTPAVRS; via the coding sequence GTGATCCGGCTGCTGGGGGTCGGCAAGCGCTACCGTGACACCCCGGTGCTGACCGGGGTGGACCTTGAGGTCCGCCCCGGGTCGGTGGTCGGGATCGTCGGCACGAACGGCTCCGGCAAGTCCACGCTGCTGCGGATCCTCGCCGGGCTGTCCCGGCCCTCCAGCGGCACCGTCGTGGGCAGCCCGCGTGTCGGGTACGTGCCGGACCGGTTCCCCGCCTCGACGCGCATGAGCGCGCTCGCCTACCTGCGTCACCTCGGCCGGATCTCCGGCCGGTCCGATGTGGACCCGCAGGTGCTGCTGGACCGGCTGGCGCTGGCCGGCGGCCCGCGGACCCCGTTGCGGCGGTTGTCGAAGGGCAACGCCCAGAAGGTCGGGCTGGCCCAGGCCCTGCTCGCCGGGCCGGACCTGCTCGTGCTCGACGAACCGTGGTCCGGGCTCGACCCGTACGCCCACGACGTGCTGGCGGAGATCATGACGGAGACCAGCGCGCGCGGCGCGAGCGTGGTGTTCACCGAGCACCGCGACGAGCGCGCCCACGCCCACGCCGGCGAGGTGTACCGGCTGACCGCCGGGGTGCTGCGCAGCGCGTCGCCGACTTCGGTGGTCGTGCTGCGCGGGGCGGGTGAGCTCGACATCCCGGGGGCGCTTGCGACGGGCCGGGACGGCGATCGGGTCGAACTGACCGTGGCGGCCGAACGAACCGACGAGGTGCTGCTGGCCGCGCTGAGCCGCGGCTGGTCCGTGGTGCGCGTCGACACCCCGGCGGTGCGGTCGTGA
- the crgA gene encoding cell division protein CrgA, which translates to MPKSKVRKKTAYTPPADRRTPVKVRAAGPSSLVYKIVMFGLMVLGLVWLVVNYIAGDKIPFMANLGSGNFAVGFALMIVGLLMTMRWR; encoded by the coding sequence ATGCCGAAGTCCAAGGTCCGCAAGAAGACGGCGTACACCCCGCCGGCCGATCGGCGCACGCCGGTCAAGGTGCGCGCCGCGGGGCCGTCCAGCCTGGTCTACAAGATCGTGATGTTCGGGCTGATGGTGCTCGGGCTGGTCTGGCTCGTCGTGAACTACATCGCGGGCGACAAGATCCCGTTCATGGCGAACCTCGGGAGCGGCAACTTCGCGGTCGGCTTCGCGCTGATGATCGTCGGCCTGCTCATGACGATGCGGTGGCGCTGA
- a CDS encoding M14 family zinc carboxypeptidase — protein MLALVTGAALLAGPAPARAAPADFPAGDEGYHTYAEVTAELEKAVANHPDLAALSSVGKSYEGRELNVLKISDHVSADEGEPEVLFTCNQHAREHLTTEMCLHIVQRLTGGYATDPNIRSLVDGHVIWVIPNVNPDGSEFDISGGRYQYWRKNRRPVEGSKSVGTDLNRNWGYKWGCCDGSSTSPSSETYRGPSAFSEPETRAVSRFVDSRAPRIKAHIDFHTYAELVLWPFGHTKDDTTEGMTAEENARLRDVGQRMAATNGYTAQQSSDLYLTDGDINDWMWGSHKILTYTFEMYPTGPFPGFYPPDEDIARETTRNDAAVDILIGEAR, from the coding sequence GTGCTGGCCCTGGTGACCGGAGCAGCCCTGCTGGCGGGGCCCGCACCCGCGCGGGCGGCGCCGGCCGACTTCCCGGCCGGCGACGAGGGCTACCACACCTACGCCGAGGTCACGGCGGAGTTGGAGAAGGCGGTCGCGAACCACCCGGACCTCGCCGCGTTGTCCAGCGTCGGCAAGTCCTACGAGGGTCGTGAGCTGAACGTGCTGAAGATCAGCGACCACGTCTCCGCCGACGAGGGCGAGCCCGAAGTGCTGTTCACCTGCAACCAGCACGCGCGCGAGCACCTGACCACCGAGATGTGCCTGCACATCGTGCAGCGCCTCACCGGCGGTTACGCGACCGATCCGAACATCCGGTCCCTGGTCGACGGCCACGTGATCTGGGTGATCCCCAACGTCAACCCGGACGGCTCGGAGTTCGACATCTCGGGCGGCAGGTACCAGTACTGGCGCAAGAACCGCAGGCCGGTCGAGGGCAGCAAGTCGGTGGGGACGGATCTCAACCGCAACTGGGGGTACAAGTGGGGGTGCTGCGACGGCTCCAGCACCAGCCCGTCGTCGGAGACCTACCGCGGCCCCTCGGCGTTCTCCGAGCCCGAGACGCGGGCCGTGTCGCGGTTCGTGGACTCCCGGGCGCCCCGGATCAAGGCGCACATCGACTTCCACACCTACGCCGAGCTGGTGCTGTGGCCGTTCGGGCACACCAAGGACGACACCACCGAGGGCATGACGGCCGAGGAGAACGCGCGGTTGCGCGACGTCGGGCAGCGCATGGCCGCGACCAACGGGTACACCGCGCAGCAGTCCAGCGACCTCTACCTCACCGACGGCGACATCAACGACTGGATGTGGGGGTCCCACAAGATCCTCACCTACACCTTCGAGATGTACCCGACCGGCCCGTTCCCCGGCTTCTACCCGCCGGACGAGGACATCGCGCGGGAGACCACCCGCAACGACGCGGCCGTGGACATCCTGATCGGCGAGGCTCGCTAG
- a CDS encoding rhomboid family intramembrane serine protease, which translates to MNTPPHPPAAPPPQQSALPGCWWHPSRPTGLSCVRCGRPACPECLREASVGYQCIDCVQLGRREQRVQQYTPRTVAGARVSHRPVVTPVLIVLNVIVYAITAAQTGSLTGNDSARLFGDGVLWPLAIAGQGEWWRLVASGFLHYGPFHLAVNMFALWVLGRDMETLLGRVRFAALYLVSLLGGAVSVYLFDAVGRGTAGASGAIYGLLGGLLVAVIRLRLNPAYAIGTIVLNLVITVSIPNISLLGHLGGLVVGALVTAAMVYAPAKGRRYWQGGTIAVLLIALVVLVFVRDAQLASVVCGYRGDELYCAPPPG; encoded by the coding sequence GTGAACACGCCTCCTCACCCACCCGCCGCACCGCCGCCCCAGCAGTCGGCACTGCCCGGTTGCTGGTGGCACCCGTCGCGCCCCACCGGGCTCAGCTGTGTCCGGTGCGGCCGTCCGGCGTGCCCGGAATGCCTGCGCGAAGCCTCCGTCGGCTACCAGTGCATCGACTGCGTGCAGCTCGGGCGCCGGGAGCAGCGGGTCCAGCAGTACACGCCGCGCACCGTGGCCGGCGCCCGGGTTTCGCACCGGCCGGTGGTCACGCCCGTCCTGATCGTGCTCAACGTGATCGTGTACGCGATCACGGCGGCGCAGACCGGCAGCCTGACCGGCAACGACTCGGCGCGGCTTTTCGGGGACGGGGTGCTGTGGCCGCTGGCCATCGCCGGTCAGGGCGAGTGGTGGCGGCTCGTCGCGTCCGGCTTCCTGCACTACGGGCCCTTCCACCTGGCGGTCAACATGTTCGCCCTGTGGGTCCTGGGACGGGACATGGAGACGCTGCTGGGGCGGGTGCGGTTCGCCGCGCTGTACCTCGTGTCGCTGCTCGGCGGCGCGGTGTCGGTGTACCTGTTCGACGCGGTCGGCCGCGGCACGGCGGGTGCGTCGGGTGCGATCTACGGGCTGCTCGGCGGATTGCTGGTCGCGGTCATCCGGCTCCGGCTGAACCCGGCCTACGCCATCGGCACGATCGTGCTGAACCTCGTCATCACCGTGTCGATCCCGAACATCTCGCTGCTCGGCCACCTCGGGGGCCTGGTGGTCGGTGCGCTGGTCACCGCCGCGATGGTGTACGCGCCCGCGAAGGGGCGCCGGTACTGGCAGGGCGGCACCATCGCGGTGCTGCTGATCGCGCTGGTGGTGCTGGTGTTCGTGCGCGACGCGCAGCTGGCGAGCGTGGTGTGCGGCTACCGCGGCGACGAGCTGTACTGCGCGCCGCCGCCCGGTTAG
- a CDS encoding DLW-39 family protein encodes MKKLLALAVVAGGVLFVIKRNKDAKAEADLWREATAPTERPLAAVSANGNTPAKTAEAGTNN; translated from the coding sequence GTGAAGAAGCTGCTGGCGCTCGCAGTCGTTGCGGGTGGTGTGCTGTTCGTGATCAAGCGCAACAAGGACGCCAAGGCCGAGGCCGATCTGTGGCGCGAAGCCACCGCCCCGACCGAGCGCCCGCTGGCCGCGGTCTCCGCGAACGGCAACACCCCGGCGAAGACCGCTGAAGCAGGCACGAACAACTGA
- a CDS encoding spermidine synthase yields the protein MAGRGTNRRRGAARPVPGRYPVRFGVAELLADADRANAWLLTVDEVAQSYVDLDDPTHLEFEYVRRIGDVIDCLDDGPLDAVHLGGAGCTVPRYVAATRPGSRQLVFDADEQLIDLVREQLDLRSVPNLRVRISDGRAGVATRRDASADLVVADVFQRAQMPGDVATLEFTTDVARVLKAAGTYLINVADGPGLKFARRVVATIGTVFPHVVMLADSGVLRGRRFGNLVVVASRAELPVDAISRRAASAAFPARVTSGEDLEQFRGNAKAITDAESLDAPRPPWNVFGLPPKT from the coding sequence ATGGCAGGCAGGGGCACGAACCGCAGGCGGGGCGCCGCTCGTCCGGTTCCGGGCCGCTACCCGGTGCGTTTCGGGGTGGCCGAGCTGCTCGCCGATGCCGATCGGGCCAATGCCTGGCTCCTGACCGTCGACGAGGTCGCCCAGTCCTATGTGGACCTCGACGATCCGACGCACCTCGAGTTCGAGTACGTCCGCCGCATCGGTGACGTGATCGACTGCCTGGACGACGGCCCGCTCGACGCCGTGCACCTCGGTGGCGCCGGTTGCACCGTGCCGCGTTACGTCGCGGCCACCCGGCCGGGCAGCAGGCAGCTCGTCTTCGACGCGGACGAGCAGCTCATCGACCTCGTCCGGGAACAACTGGACCTGCGCAGCGTCCCGAACCTCCGGGTGCGCATCTCCGACGGTCGTGCGGGCGTTGCCACCCGACGCGACGCGTCCGCCGATCTCGTCGTCGCCGACGTGTTCCAGCGCGCGCAGATGCCGGGTGACGTCGCGACGCTGGAGTTCACCACCGATGTCGCCCGGGTGCTCAAAGCCGCGGGCACCTACCTGATCAACGTCGCCGACGGTCCCGGCCTGAAGTTCGCCCGCCGGGTCGTCGCCACCATCGGCACGGTCTTCCCGCACGTCGTGATGCTCGCCGACTCGGGCGTGCTGCGCGGGCGCCGCTTCGGCAACCTCGTGGTCGTCGCCTCGCGCGCGGAACTGCCCGTCGACGCGATCAGCCGCCGTGCCGCCTCGGCCGCGTTTCCCGCCCGGGTCACCAGCGGCGAGGACCTGGAACAATTCCGCGGCAACGCCAAGGCGATCACCGACGCCGAATCCCTGGACGCCCCCCGTCCGCCGTGGAACGTCTTCGGCCTGCCGCCCAAGACCTGA
- a CDS encoding aminodeoxychorismate/anthranilate synthase component II, with amino-acid sequence MRVLVVDNYDSFVYNLVQYLAQLGGECTVWRNDVVDLERVPEFDGVLVSPGPGTPERAGASIDVVRRCADTHTPMLGVCLGHQAIGVAWGATVDRAPELLHGKTSEVHHQGAGVLAGLPDPFTATRYHSLTVLPETIPGSFEVTARTESGVVMGMRHRELPVEGVQFHPESVLTQGGHRMLANWMASAGHPVQPFVVDALEREVAALQKAAVA; translated from the coding sequence ATGCGCGTTCTCGTCGTCGACAACTACGACAGCTTCGTCTACAACCTGGTCCAGTACCTGGCCCAGCTCGGCGGCGAATGCACTGTCTGGCGCAACGACGTCGTCGACCTCGAGCGCGTGCCCGAGTTCGACGGCGTGCTCGTCTCGCCCGGCCCGGGCACCCCGGAGCGGGCCGGCGCGAGCATCGACGTGGTGCGCCGGTGTGCGGACACTCACACCCCGATGCTCGGCGTGTGTCTCGGTCACCAGGCGATCGGCGTCGCGTGGGGCGCGACTGTCGACCGGGCGCCCGAGCTGCTGCACGGCAAGACCAGCGAGGTGCACCACCAGGGCGCCGGCGTGCTGGCCGGGCTGCCCGACCCGTTCACCGCGACCCGCTACCACTCGCTGACCGTCTTGCCGGAGACCATCCCGGGCTCCTTCGAGGTCACCGCGCGTACCGAGTCCGGTGTGGTGATGGGCATGCGGCACCGTGAGCTACCGGTCGAGGGCGTGCAGTTCCACCCGGAATCGGTCCTGACCCAGGGCGGGCACCGCATGCTGGCGAACTGGATGGCCTCAGCCGGGCACCCGGTCCAGCCGTTCGTGGTTGACGCCCTGGAGCGTGAGGTCGCGGCGTTGCAGAAGGCCGCGGTTGCGTGA
- a CDS encoding PH domain-containing protein, translated as MAGAILTTDRAGTVFFAVAAIALTALSLHGLLVRPRLTADPRGVRIRTATGKHDLHWPEVTTRVRTTRRLGRTTETLEIESGEQLFVFGWLELGADPRDVLDTLTALRP; from the coding sequence GTGGCCGGGGCGATCCTCACCACCGATCGCGCCGGCACGGTCTTCTTCGCCGTCGCGGCGATCGCACTGACCGCGTTGTCCCTGCACGGTTTGCTCGTGCGGCCGCGGCTGACCGCCGATCCGCGCGGCGTGCGGATCCGCACGGCGACGGGAAAGCACGATCTGCACTGGCCCGAGGTGACCACGCGCGTGCGCACCACCCGGCGCCTCGGCCGGACCACCGAGACCCTGGAGATCGAGTCGGGCGAGCAACTGTTCGTCTTCGGGTGGCTCGAGCTCGGCGCCGATCCCCGCGACGTGCTCGACACCCTGACCGCGCTGCGGCCCTAA
- a CDS encoding DUF2020 domain-containing protein — MRRVLPALFAAAALAGCSAQPVPAPAPPPAAPPTAAAPLPPAPAPARAAPCPYLETSFVADANGQHVSKVEVSADEPHPACFFYALSGKLQLSVRVYTGDPAVAKGLVDQAAPVDTSNPADDPPGWQGGYATKPDGAVYAVAKGGTAVIVTTDQQQTVKARSVARHAIARL, encoded by the coding sequence ATGCGACGAGTCCTGCCCGCCCTGTTCGCGGCCGCCGCGCTGGCCGGCTGCTCCGCCCAGCCCGTTCCCGCCCCGGCGCCCCCGCCCGCCGCGCCGCCCACCGCGGCCGCCCCGTTGCCGCCCGCACCGGCACCGGCGCGGGCGGCCCCGTGCCCGTACCTGGAGACCTCGTTCGTCGCGGACGCCAACGGCCAGCACGTGTCGAAGGTCGAGGTTTCGGCCGACGAACCGCACCCGGCGTGCTTCTTCTACGCGCTTTCCGGCAAGCTCCAGCTCTCCGTGCGCGTCTACACCGGTGACCCGGCGGTGGCGAAGGGACTTGTCGACCAGGCTGCGCCGGTGGACACCAGCAACCCCGCCGACGATCCCCCAGGGTGGCAGGGTGGTTACGCCACGAAGCCGGACGGCGCGGTATATGCCGTGGCCAAGGGCGGTACGGCCGTCATCGTGACCACCGACCAGCAGCAGACGGTGAAGGCGAGATCCGTTGCCCGGCACGCGATCGCCCGGCTTTAG
- a CDS encoding DUF6918 family protein, with translation MADTLKEILLDSSRRPAVVSDLETLVDEEVSDKGGVSGAVIKTGFAAVKKIKPGIIGSAVDSLLDDFAAALEPFYADFKGQGGGDFGAYLSGRGSEAADALLGVTDARAARSSRESIKKVYEKLRPNGKKNVEEALPRLGKLIDKHAAAA, from the coding sequence GTGGCTGACACCCTCAAGGAAATCCTGCTCGACTCCAGCAGGCGTCCGGCCGTCGTGAGCGACCTGGAGACGCTGGTCGACGAAGAGGTCTCGGACAAGGGCGGCGTTTCCGGCGCCGTCATCAAGACCGGCTTCGCCGCGGTCAAGAAGATCAAGCCGGGCATCATCGGCTCCGCCGTGGACAGCCTGCTCGACGACTTCGCCGCCGCGCTCGAGCCGTTCTACGCCGACTTCAAGGGCCAGGGCGGGGGCGACTTCGGCGCCTACCTGTCCGGTCGTGGCTCGGAGGCCGCGGACGCGCTGCTGGGCGTGACCGACGCGCGCGCCGCCCGGAGCAGCCGCGAGAGCATCAAGAAGGTGTACGAGAAGCTGCGCCCGAACGGCAAGAAGAACGTCGAGGAGGCGCTGCCCCGCCTGGGCAAGCTGATCGACAAGCACGCGGCCGCCGCCTGA